A window of Macrotis lagotis isolate mMagLag1 chromosome X, bilby.v1.9.chrom.fasta, whole genome shotgun sequence contains these coding sequences:
- the ASF1B gene encoding histone chaperone ASF1B: MAKVSVLNVAVLENPSPFHSPFQFEISFECSEALADDLEWKIIYVGSAESEEFDQILDSVLVGPVPAGRHMFVFQADAPNATLIPETDAVGVTVVLITCTYHGQEFIRVGYYVNNEYTNPELRENPPLKPDFSQLQRNILASNPRVTRFHINWDSTTDKLEDIENQDPLLSMGLSLNCPPTKGLDLPDCAPSIIPENSMDCI, encoded by the exons ATGGCCAAAGTTTCGGTTCTGAATGTGGCGGTGCTGGAGAACCCGAGCCCTTTCCACAGCCCCTTCCAGTTCGAGATCAGCTTCGAGTGCAGCGAGGCCTTGGCAGACG aCTTAGAATGGAAAATCATTTATGTGGGTTCAGCAGAGAGTGAAGAGTTTGACCAAATATTGGATTCAGTACTAGTAGGGCCAGTTCCAGCTGGGCGACACATGTTTGTCTTTCAG GCAGATGCCCCTAATGCCACCCTAATCCCAGAAACTGATGCAGTGGGTGTAACTGTGGTCCTTATAACTTGCACCTACCATGGGCAAGAGTTCATCCGAGTTGGCTATTATGTCAACAATGAATATACCAACCCTGAGCTTCGGGAGAACCCACCCCTGAAACCAGACTTCTCTCAG CTCCAGCGAAACATCTTGGCTTCTAATCCCCGAGTAACTCGATTCCATATCAACTGGGACAGTACCACAGACAAACTGGAGGACATTGAAAACCAAGATCCTCTCTTAAGCATGGGGCTATCTCTGAATTGTCCCCCAACCAAAGGATTAGATCTTCCAGACTGTGCCCCCAGCATCATTCCTGAAAACTCTATGGACTGCATCtaa